AGGCTTGAGTAGTTACCGGCATCGACAGGTACTTGCCATAAGCGGGTGTTGATGTCGTTCCAATCAACTTTAACCTTGGCTTGCTTGTCATCTTTATCATCTTTCTTTTCTGCGTTAGCTTTTGTTAGCTCAGTGGCTTTAGCAAACGGGAACTTAGCTTTTGGATCGAGGGCAATAGCAAACACTTGGGTGCGCTTATCGAACATTGGCCCCATGTTTCTGTCACCCCAAGGGGATGTTGGATTAGCATTAAACTCGCGGTTAGATAAGAAGTACAGCCATTGACCGTCCTGGCTAAAGCTCGGCGAGAAGGATTCATATTTATCTGTGGTTAATGGCACTTCTTTGTTATCAGATATAGAGTACAACACCACTTGCGAGCGCTGTTTGCCCACTTCTGATTTGGTCAGTGCTAAATAGCGATTATCGTGCGACCAAACAATATCTTGGTATTCGCCAAGACCTTCACCGTTAGTGATGATCTTCTTGTTTTTGTTGTCACTTAAATCAAGCAACCACACGTTACCCTGGTAATCTTCATGAGCAATAAGCTTTCCATTTGGCGACAGGTGTAGCCCGGTGCGTAAGGTGTTGCCATCTTTGGTTAATTGTTTGGCATCGCTGCTACCATCTGCCGCAAAGCGCCAAATTTCTTGCTCGCCCGAGGCATCGCTAATGGCATAAACATAGTCACCGTTTTTCGATAACACACCATTACGCAAACGGCTATCTTGCGGCGCACTCACTTGAACTAAGCGGCCTGACTCGTTACTGGTTATGGCGATGTGGCTGCGGGCAGTAATGGCTACTTTATCGCCCTCTCCTGCAAAGTTGATTGAAGTGGCGTAATCCATTGGGTTATTGACCCACTTGGCGCGGCGATCGCTAAAATCAGAGGTTAAGCCGATATCTAGATTGATTAACTGCTGAGAGGCTAGGTCGAATAATTTGATGTCGGCGCCTTGTTGGAATACTACGCGACCATTATTTAGCTGGGCATCACGTACTTGCCAGTCTGCAAATTGAGTGTGCTGCTTAAAGTCGCCACCGCGCTGACTCATCGACCAGATGTTGTCATTACCTGAGGCGTCAGAGATAAAGTAAACCCTTTCATTCCAGTACATTGGTTGACGCACAGTACCGATATGCTCGCCAGTTAGCTTTTCAGCCTCTTGTTTGCTGCCAAGCTTAAAGCGCCAAATATCACCTTTAGCGCCGCCGCGATACACCTTGGCATTGTCGGTACTTAATTGCAGGCCGAATTGAGTGAAATAAATGTACTCGCCTTTATCGTCAAGGCTGCCTTCAACGGCGTCAGCTAACGGGATATCAGTAACGGTTAAATCGGATGGGTCGACAATTTTAAGCGCCCATGAATTAGCTGGGGTAAAAGCATGGTCAGTTGCATATAATAGCTTGCCGTCTGCGGTCCAACCTTGCACTGTGACTCGGCTATTCTCAAACGTAACTCGCTTGGCAACGCCGCCAGCAATAGGCATCACATAAGCTTCTTTTACGCCGTCATAATCTGCGGTGTAAGCCACCCATTGGCCATCATGGGAAATACTGGCATCTATTTCTTCAGTGACTTGAGTGGTTAAGCGTGTGGCAGATTGTGCGTTAATGCTTGCCTTCCACAAATCACCTTCGGCGGTAAAGACTACAGTCGTGTCATGCAGTGCTGGCGCACGGTAGTAGCCTTTTTGACTATTCTCTGCAGCGACAGCCTCTACCGCAACAGCTGCGCTTGATAATGTGCCGAGTGCGAGCAAGCAACTCAAAACAGATTGGCGTAGTTTCATTGTTATATGCCTTTGAAAGGGTTACTAAAGTGCCCTCACGTTAGCAAAGATTCGCCTGAGTGTCAGGCAGACATTGTTTCAAGAAGTAACGGGGCTAATACTAGACTCAGAGAATATGTAAAAGCTGGATTACACCGCTTAAGACGAATGGCTTTGCTGCCCTTGAGACTTGCGTCAATGAGGCTTGCTTCAATGAGGCGCATGAGTGGCAGCCATAACATCGCACAACCCCTTAAAGCTATTAACGCTTAACCGAGTCAACCTCGGCCTGGGTTAGCTCGCGATACTCACCTAGCGGCAAATCTGCCAGTTTTATTTCGCCAATAGCAGTGCGATGCAGCGCGACCACAGGGTTACGAAAGCGGCCAAACATGCGCTTAATTTGATGATACTTACCTTCATGCAGTGTCACTTTAGCTTGATAATCTGACACTATCTCAAGCTCAGCGGGCTTGGTGGTAATGTCTTCATAGCCGAAATACATGCCATCTAAAAAGGGCTGAATATAGCTAGCATCAATTGGATTACCTAAGGTGACCAGATACTCTTTGGCGACTTTGCGCTCGGGCGCCATTAATGCATCTGACCATTTGGCATCATTGGTTATGATAAGTGCGCCAGTAGAGTTCAGGTCGAGCCGACCTGCGATATGTAGCATTGCTTGTTCACTTTGTTGTAGCGCCAGTAAACTAAGCGCGGTGGGGTGAATATCATCTGTAGTCGCGCTCACCACACCAACGGGTTTATGCAGTAAATAGTAGCGCCGGGTAAATTGTTGCAACACCTCACTAGCACACACGATATGACTAAACTCATCGATTTGCTGATCAAGCCCAGTGGCTAATTCACCATCAACCCATAATTGTTTTTCAATCAGCAGATTACGCACCGCTTTTTTTGAGACTTGCAGCTTTTTGGCGACAAAACTATCGAGTCTGCCTCGCTTAGCCATTCACTGAATCCTCAACCATACGTATGCAAAACTCATCTAAGTTATACATTTTAGGTTGTAAACAAATTGTAAATCTATGCATAATTATTCAAGTCAAAGTGTTTGCAGAAAAATTGGGGTTGATACAACAGATATGTTTTCGTTACCAGAAGCCGCTCAGCTACGCGCAGATATGACCATCAGCGAGCTAAAACATGCGATAAAAGCACTCGATGAGCAGCTTCATGCGTGCATTTTAGATTATTCAATTAACGAAACGCTACTAAAACGCGCCGAGTTTTTTGACCAGCTACTTACATTGCTTTGGCAGCAACAAGGTTTTGATTCAAACAACCTATCGCTCAATGCTGTCGGCGGGTATGGCCGCAAAACACTGCACCCTTATTCAGACATCGATATCTGCATCATCCATAGCAATGCGTTAACTGCAGAAGACGGCGACAAAGCCGGCGCATTTCTTACCGCGTTATGGGACTTAAATCTGGACCTAGGTCATGGCGTTCGTTCACTAAATGATACCTTCAGCGCCTGTAAAAATGACATCACCATTGCGACCAGCCATTTAGAAATCCGCCATATTTGCGGCAATAGCGATCACGAGCAACAAGTGCTACAAGCCATGTATGCCGACAAGCTTTGGAGCAGCCAAAGTTTCTTTTCAGCAAAAAAGCAAGAACAGCAATTGCGCCACCAAAAAGCGGGTGGCACAGCTTATAGCATTGAACCCAACCTTAAAAATAGTCCTGGCGGCATTCGTGATATTCAAACTCTGACCTGGATTTCACGCAAACACTTCAACGCCGCCGATATGCATGGTGTGCGTAGTCAGGGCTTTTTCAGTAATGACGAATACGCCGAATTAATTGAGTGTCAGAACATTTTATTTAGAGTGCGCTTTGCTTTGCATCAAGTTGCTGGGCGTAGTGAAAACCGGTTATTACTGCAATATCAGGCTGATGTCGCCAAAATGATGGGCTTTGGTGAAGGCTCATCCTTAGGTGAAGGCGGCAATATCGCCATTGAAAAAATGATGCGCCAGCTATTTAGAGTGATGAAGCGCATCCGCGAGCTTAATCAGCTGCTTATGGCATATTTTGAGCGCGCGATTTTGCCAAAAAACCATACTGAACCACAGGTGCTCAACGAGCAATTCGAGATAGTCGACAATCATATTCACGTGCGCCATGACGATGTATTTATTGACCGCACGCAAATTCTGGCTTTGTTTGAACTTATTGCTGAGCACCATGAACAAATTGTTGGTATTACCCCTGAAACTCTGCGATTACTTAGGCAGGTTCGCCGCCGCTTAATGGCCGATTTGCAAGACTTTCAGGCATGCCGTGAAAAATTTGTCGCCATATTTAACAATCATCGCGGCCTAGGTTTAGCGCTCACCTTAATGCATCAACACGGTATTTTGTCGTCCTATTTACCTCAATGGCGACAAATTGTGGGCCAAATGCAGTTTGACCTTTTCCACGCCTACACGGTCGATGAACACACCCACAAAGTGGTGCAAAACGTACTTAAATATGCGCACACCAAACAAGATGGTGCGGTTGATTCAGCTACACGCCTAGCAAGTGAGATTTATCAAAAGATGTCGAACAAATCGAGCTTGTTGTTTGGTGCCTTATTTCACGACCTGGCCAAAGGTCGCGGCGGCGATCACAGCGAATTAGGCGCTGTTGATGCGCTGCACTTTGCCCGTTATCACGGATTAAAACAATCGCAGCAGCAGTTGGTCAGCTGGCTTGTTGAGCAGCACTTGTTAATGTCGGTTACCTCTCAGCGCATGGATATTTACGACCCTGACGTGGTGCAGCGTTTTGCTAAACAAGTCGGTACCCAAACACGGCTGGATGCGCTTTACTGCCTGACGATTGCCGATATTCAGGCCACTAATGTCGATTTATGGAATGACTGGAAAGCAGCGTTAATTCGCGACTTGTATTTCGCCACTCGCAATGTACTGAGAAGCGGCGGCGAAAATGTATTGCAACTGCGCACCATTGTCAGAGAGCATAAGCAAGAAGCCCTTGGTTTAATGCAGCTAGACGATAATGGCGCACAGGCCGTCAAAGAAGTTTGGAAGCAATTACCTATTTCGTTTTTCAGCCATGCCGAAGCAGACGACATCGCCCGTTATTCCAAAGCATTAGTCGCTCACAAAGCCACGTTGCCAAATGCCGATAACCCGTTTGACACCTTGATTGTCATCGATGACACAGTGGTTAAGGGCTGCAGCGATGTGTTTGTGTACACTCAAGATAGAGCAGGTTTATTTGTTAAGTTATTCAAAACCTTATCGGCATTGAAGATATCGGTGAAACAAGCGCAGATCTCGCGCACGAAAGATGGTTATGTGGTTGAGTCATTCAAAATTCTCGACTTTGATGAAAAGCCAATCGACAGTCAGTCTCGCCGCGAGCTAATTATCAACAAGCTTAAAAGCGTGCTCGACAATAACGCCAAACCGCCTAAGCAACGTTTATCACGCCAACATCAAAGTTTCGATAACCAGCCAAACGTTGAGTTCCTGTATTCGCGCCACTCAACCCGCAGCCTGATAAGCGTATCTGCACTCGACAC
This DNA window, taken from Shewanella maritima, encodes the following:
- a CDS encoding S41 family peptidase codes for the protein MKLRQSVLSCLLALGTLSSAAVAVEAVAAENSQKGYYRAPALHDTTVVFTAEGDLWKASINAQSATRLTTQVTEEIDASISHDGQWVAYTADYDGVKEAYVMPIAGGVAKRVTFENSRVTVQGWTADGKLLYATDHAFTPANSWALKIVDPSDLTVTDIPLADAVEGSLDDKGEYIYFTQFGLQLSTDNAKVYRGGAKGDIWRFKLGSKQEAEKLTGEHIGTVRQPMYWNERVYFISDASGNDNIWSMSQRGGDFKQHTQFADWQVRDAQLNNGRVVFQQGADIKLFDLASQQLINLDIGLTSDFSDRRAKWVNNPMDYATSINFAGEGDKVAITARSHIAITSNESGRLVQVSAPQDSRLRNGVLSKNGDYVYAISDASGEQEIWRFAADGSSDAKQLTKDGNTLRTGLHLSPNGKLIAHEDYQGNVWLLDLSDNKNKKIITNGEGLGEYQDIVWSHDNRYLALTKSEVGKQRSQVVLYSISDNKEVPLTTDKYESFSPSFSQDGQWLYFLSNREFNANPTSPWGDRNMGPMFDKRTQVFAIALDPKAKFPFAKATELTKANAEKKDDKDDKQAKVKVDWNDINTRLWQVPVDAGNYSSLSAAKGKLYLLEHQAESANLLVVKFSNRGVKAETFSEDVADYQLSNDADKLMLTRASNPSDILIVDAGDKLPGDTADAKVNVSDWQLSISPKLEWRQMFEDAWLMHRDSFYDANMRGLDWAKTKQKYQPLLDRLTDRNELNDIFEQMMGELDSLHSQVRGGDIAKDPNRPQAAALGAKFANVKGGVKVEHIYQTDPEQPSHAAPLARVGVDVQNGDVITAMNGLSVANIAELTKMLSNQVGKQVLLTLKRGRSEHQTVVEPYSSRDDLYMRYHDWVFQNAEKVTEESKGEFGYLHLYSMVSNDIESFAREFYTHYDKPGLIIDVRRNRGGNIDSWIIEKLLRRSWMFWQPTRGSSWGNMQQTFRGHLVVLTDQMTYSDGETFSAGIKSLGLAPLIGKQTAGAGVWLSGRNAVTDNGMARVAEYPQYSLDGTWVVEGHGVEPDIEVDNLPYATYQGGDAQLDAAIQYLKDEVQKQPILPFEAKPMPVNGPAADVKLIKQ
- the glnD gene encoding [protein-PII] uridylyltransferase; translated protein: MFSLPEAAQLRADMTISELKHAIKALDEQLHACILDYSINETLLKRAEFFDQLLTLLWQQQGFDSNNLSLNAVGGYGRKTLHPYSDIDICIIHSNALTAEDGDKAGAFLTALWDLNLDLGHGVRSLNDTFSACKNDITIATSHLEIRHICGNSDHEQQVLQAMYADKLWSSQSFFSAKKQEQQLRHQKAGGTAYSIEPNLKNSPGGIRDIQTLTWISRKHFNAADMHGVRSQGFFSNDEYAELIECQNILFRVRFALHQVAGRSENRLLLQYQADVAKMMGFGEGSSLGEGGNIAIEKMMRQLFRVMKRIRELNQLLMAYFERAILPKNHTEPQVLNEQFEIVDNHIHVRHDDVFIDRTQILALFELIAEHHEQIVGITPETLRLLRQVRRRLMADLQDFQACREKFVAIFNNHRGLGLALTLMHQHGILSSYLPQWRQIVGQMQFDLFHAYTVDEHTHKVVQNVLKYAHTKQDGAVDSATRLASEIYQKMSNKSSLLFGALFHDLAKGRGGDHSELGAVDALHFARYHGLKQSQQQLVSWLVEQHLLMSVTSQRMDIYDPDVVQRFAKQVGTQTRLDALYCLTIADIQATNVDLWNDWKAALIRDLYFATRNVLRSGGENVLQLRTIVREHKQEALGLMQLDDNGAQAVKEVWKQLPISFFSHAEADDIARYSKALVAHKATLPNADNPFDTLIVIDDTVVKGCSDVFVYTQDRAGLFVKLFKTLSALKISVKQAQISRTKDGYVVESFKILDFDEKPIDSQSRRELIINKLKSVLDNNAKPPKQRLSRQHQSFDNQPNVEFLYSRHSTRSLISVSALDTHEFMDKVASAFRELDLNIHSATISSVGERADNVFLVSNNQGQQLDQREQQALSNLLINRINDEQAAVGEFEI
- a CDS encoding 16S rRNA pseudouridine(516) synthase, with protein sequence MAKRGRLDSFVAKKLQVSKKAVRNLLIEKQLWVDGELATGLDQQIDEFSHIVCASEVLQQFTRRYYLLHKPVGVVSATTDDIHPTALSLLALQQSEQAMLHIAGRLDLNSTGALIITNDAKWSDALMAPERKVAKEYLVTLGNPIDASYIQPFLDGMYFGYEDITTKPAELEIVSDYQAKVTLHEGKYHQIKRMFGRFRNPVVALHRTAIGEIKLADLPLGEYRELTQAEVDSVKR